Within the Leptospirales bacterium genome, the region AATGAACCCGCCTGCTGGCTGCGCCTTCCATACTCGCTGTCCTGGGCGTAAAGAGCTTTGCTCTAGAGAGCGACCCGAGTTACAGGCCGTGGACGGCGGTCTGGCTGCCTGTCATTTTCCACTGGAGTAAAGCGATGCCCAAGAGCTTCATTTTATCATACGTAGAAGAAAAGATGCGCAAGGAGTCGGTTGGGGCCAGCCCCGGTCCGGTGATAACAATCGCCCGCGAGTACGGCTGCCCCGCCGTGCCGATTTCCCACGCCGTTGCCGATACGCTCAGCGCGCGCAGCTCGCAGCACGATAAGTGGCAGGTGATCGATAAGCAGATCATCAACAAAGCGGCGGCGGACCTGCAAGTCGACGCCAGGCTGGTTGAAGAGGTGGGACGCAGCGCGCCGCCCGGTTTTTTTCGGGAGTTTATCAGCTCTTTCGCTTCACAGCAAGATCCAGCTGACGCTCGCGTCAAACGGGCCATCGCCAATGTAATCCGAACTGTAGCCTATGGCGGCCACGCAGTGATTCTGGGGCGAGGCGGCGTGGCCATCGCCCGCGATATTCCACAATCGCTGCACGTCCGCCTGTATGCCCCGCTCTCCTACAGAAAGGAACGCGCCAAAGAACTGGACAATCTCAAGTCAGACGAGGAAGCGCTTCAGAAGATCGCCGCTGTCGATCGTGAGCGCATCTACATCCGCGATTATTTTGCCGGCGAACGTCTCACCGACGACATTTTTGATGTGCAATTCAATTGTGCTACGCTCAGTCAGGAACAAATAATCGAAGCGATCGTCGATATGGCGCGCAGTCGCTTTGCTTCTCGGCGCGCGTAAACCCGGGCAGGCTCAATCGGAAAGCGGAAGGCTTCCCGCCGGAGTAGCAGGCAACGTTTTCCCGGCGAATGGCTCTGGACCAGCCGGGTCGGCTGCGCCGATAGTTCCCCTATGGCGCTTCCCTTTCAAAGAAACTTGCGCGCGGCGACAGGCGTCGCACTGCTGCTGGTCCTGCCGCTTGCCACAGCCGTCAAGGGGGCCGCCGAGCGTCGTCTGACGCGTTACGATGGCGCTGGCATCGTAACTGTGGCTGAAGACTATCTGGGAGCGCCCTACCGCGCCGGCGGCGAAAGCCCCAGCGGTTTCGACTGCAGCGGCTTTACAAGTTTTGTCTATTCGCGGGCTGGATATCGTTTGCCTCGTACCGCTGGCGACCAGTACGGCGCAATGCATCCGGTTCGAGTTCCGGCTATTGGCGATCTTGTTTTTTTCAGAATCGAAGGTCAGCGTATTTCCCATGTGGGCATCTATGTGGGCGGCTATCGCTTCATCCACGCTCCCTCCAGCGGAAAAAAGGTCGACTACGCTGATATGCGCAGCGGCTACTGGAAACAACGTTACGCTGGCTCACGCTCCATTTTTGGACGACCTTGATCGCTGGCTGAGGTAGCGCCTCTCCAGCTGATCAGCGCTGCGCAAATTCCGTCGCATCCACTGCAAACGCAAGGCATCCATCTCCCGTTGCGATAGACGCCAGGGATGGTCGCTGCGCCGCAATCGTTCCATGATTGTGCTGATGGTAATTGCCAGAGTTACAGAAATATTGAAGCTTTGCGTAAATCCGTACATCGGCAAATGCAGAAAGCCGTCGGCGCGCTCGCAGGCCAGAGCGCTGAGTCCCTGTTCCTCGGCCCCAAATACAATAGCCAGCGGTTGATCCAGCTCTACATTCCAGGGAGTGACAGCGGCGGGCGCCGGACTGGCCGCCAAAATGCGATAACCGGCGCGACGCAGTTGGGAGATGCACTGCAGGATGCGTTCTTCTCCCTGGTTGTAGCGACGCAAACTGAGCCAGCGCGAAGCGCCCATTTCGACGTCGGGATTGGTATGGTAGCGATTGCGTTCTTCCACGATATGGATATCCTGAACGCCGAGGATTTCACAGCTGCGCAGGCAGGCGGAGGCATTGTGCGATTGGTAGATGTCTTCGAGGGCGACCGTCAGGTAGCGCGTGCGCTCCGCAAGCGCCTCCTCCATGCGCTGCAAACGCTGCGGCGTCAAAAATTGCGCCAGATACGCGCTCAATCCCTGATCTTGAGACGCCACCGCCGGAGGCTTGG harbors:
- a CDS encoding cytidylate kinase-like family protein — its product is MPKSFILSYVEEKMRKESVGASPGPVITIAREYGCPAVPISHAVADTLSARSSQHDKWQVIDKQIINKAAADLQVDARLVEEVGRSAPPGFFREFISSFASQQDPADARVKRAIANVIRTVAYGGHAVILGRGGVAIARDIPQSLHVRLYAPLSYRKERAKELDNLKSDEEALQKIAAVDRERIYIRDYFAGERLTDDIFDVQFNCATLSQEQIIEAIVDMARSRFASRRA
- a CDS encoding C40 family peptidase — its product is MALPFQRNLRAATGVALLLVLPLATAVKGAAERRLTRYDGAGIVTVAEDYLGAPYRAGGESPSGFDCSGFTSFVYSRAGYRLPRTAGDQYGAMHPVRVPAIGDLVFFRIEGQRISHVGIYVGGYRFIHAPSSGKKVDYADMRSGYWKQRYAGSRSIFGRP
- a CDS encoding TrmH family RNA methyltransferase, translated to MASQDQGLSAYLAQFLTPQRLQRMEEALAERTRYLTVALEDIYQSHNASACLRSCEILGVQDIHIVEERNRYHTNPDVEMGASRWLSLRRYNQGEERILQCISQLRRAGYRILAASPAPAAVTPWNVELDQPLAIVFGAEEQGLSALACERADGFLHLPMYGFTQSFNISVTLAITISTIMERLRRSDHPWRLSQREMDALRLQWMRRNLRSADQLERRYLSQRSRSSKNGA